A part of Eubacterium sp. AB3007 genomic DNA contains:
- a CDS encoding cell division protein FtsQ/DivIB yields MSQKQETTRLIQELAEAEGMPETEEAVEEKGIEEETLPAEPVERPEEAEAEEQLEEPETQEETSDPFEVPVYLRPGEPRETDPEETVLEEGDEEEMPLPEGMEEMEDAPEEPEEPVMQEISFRDIPRKRKVRKKKHYLMRAFMIIGFLILIILVLLSPLFDIKHIKVEGNLYYTDRQVINMSGARTGQNIFLHAGAGAIKDSLGRSPYYADVNVHRRLPDTLVIQLDERPQVASLKFGEEYVIIDDKGLVLRVSPYMPKLTLLTGLTLSRIQVGEKIDAEEKLNLATTLDMINTMEEGDLFFKKISIGDLNIQAYIYDTLMVNGRPANIKRSIERGDLQKVVNKLYKSKTKRGIITVGDDDYLSFSPEF; encoded by the coding sequence ATGAGTCAGAAACAAGAGACGACGCGGCTGATCCAGGAGCTCGCCGAAGCCGAGGGAATGCCTGAGACAGAAGAGGCCGTAGAGGAGAAGGGTATCGAAGAGGAAACGCTGCCTGCCGAGCCGGTGGAAAGGCCAGAGGAGGCGGAAGCGGAGGAGCAACTGGAAGAACCTGAAACGCAAGAGGAGACCTCGGATCCTTTTGAGGTACCGGTCTACCTGCGTCCTGGGGAACCGCGGGAGACAGATCCGGAAGAAACTGTGCTGGAGGAAGGGGACGAGGAGGAGATGCCACTCCCTGAGGGAATGGAGGAGATGGAAGATGCTCCCGAAGAACCGGAGGAACCGGTGATGCAGGAGATCTCCTTCCGCGATATACCCAGAAAACGAAAGGTGCGGAAGAAAAAGCATTATCTGATGCGGGCGTTCATGATCATTGGATTCCTGATCCTTATTATTCTGGTACTCCTGTCTCCGCTGTTCGACATAAAACACATCAAGGTCGAGGGGAATCTGTATTATACAGACAGGCAGGTCATCAACATGAGCGGAGCCAGAACCGGACAGAATATCTTTCTGCATGCAGGGGCGGGGGCGATCAAGGATTCGCTGGGTCGAAGTCCCTATTACGCAGATGTGAACGTGCACAGAAGGCTGCCGGACACCCTTGTGATCCAGTTGGATGAACGGCCGCAGGTGGCTTCTCTGAAGTTCGGAGAGGAGTACGTGATCATCGATGACAAGGGGCTGGTCCTCCGGGTGAGCCCGTATATGCCCAAACTGACACTCCTCACGGGTCTCACTCTGAGCAGGATCCAGGTAGGGGAGAAGATCGATGCAGAGGAGAAACTCAATCTGGCGACCACATTGGATATGATCAACACCATGGAAGAGGGAGATCTCTTCTTCAAGAAGATCAGCATCGGCGACCTCAATATCCAGGCATATATCTATGATACGCTTATGGTAAACGGGCGCCCCGCTAATATCAAGCGCTCCATCGAGAGGGGAGACCTGCAGAAGGTTGTCAATAAACTTTATAAGAGCAAGACCAAAAGAGGCATCATAACGGTAGGAGATGACGATTATCTGTCATTTTCCCCAGAATTTTAG
- the ftsW gene encoding putative lipid II flippase FtsW has product MNKVKGLYNEIRQKQEPCDFLVVILVLVLAVFGIVMVFSASYYKAINEAGSPYFYLRKQLGFAVMGCVAMWLFSRIDYHRFRKSGPILVIIGLVLLGLIFTPVGLTVNGATRWLKVGPFTVMPGELAKPILILFTAGVLSANDRSKARWKVWVMLILVGLVFAGLIIRQPNLSTAITVVGIIGCMLLLSGFPLPIAGGMLAAMVAGIALLGTTGTYWGKRITSFMDPFQDPKGDGFQAAQSLLALGTGGIRGLGLGKSVQKTLYLPEPQNDFILAIIGEELGLIRVLLLLLLFMVLIWRCFLVAMHAQDKYGMYVSAGITLMIGLQVVLNVAVVTSSMPPTGISLPFVGYGGNTIVIFLACMGILLNISRSSDLAPLIQPKPESEESRVEKVRRKQRENAI; this is encoded by the coding sequence ATGAACAAGGTCAAGGGACTCTACAACGAAATACGACAGAAGCAGGAACCCTGCGATTTTCTCGTGGTGATTCTGGTGCTGGTCCTGGCGGTCTTCGGGATCGTGATGGTGTTCAGCGCCAGCTACTACAAAGCCATCAATGAAGCAGGGTCCCCTTATTTCTATTTGCGCAAGCAACTTGGGTTCGCGGTCATGGGCTGTGTGGCCATGTGGCTCTTTTCCAGAATCGACTACCACAGGTTCCGCAAGAGCGGCCCGATCCTGGTGATCATCGGTCTGGTGCTCCTGGGATTGATCTTTACACCGGTAGGTCTGACCGTCAACGGTGCGACCAGATGGCTGAAGGTGGGACCGTTCACAGTCATGCCGGGAGAACTTGCAAAGCCGATCCTGATCCTGTTCACCGCGGGGGTGCTCTCCGCCAATGACAGGAGCAAAGCCAGGTGGAAGGTTTGGGTCATGCTGATCCTGGTGGGCCTTGTGTTTGCCGGGCTCATCATCAGACAGCCTAACCTGTCCACCGCCATTACAGTGGTAGGGATCATCGGCTGCATGCTCCTGCTTTCCGGATTTCCACTTCCCATCGCCGGCGGTATGCTGGCGGCGATGGTGGCCGGTATTGCCCTCCTGGGGACCACGGGTACTTATTGGGGGAAGAGGATCACCAGTTTCATGGATCCTTTTCAGGATCCCAAGGGAGACGGTTTCCAGGCTGCCCAATCTCTGCTCGCTCTGGGTACGGGCGGCATTCGTGGATTGGGGCTGGGGAAGAGCGTCCAGAAGACGCTATATCTTCCAGAACCACAGAATGACTTTATCCTGGCCATCATAGGAGAGGAGCTGGGACTTATCCGGGTTTTGCTCCTGCTGCTCCTGTTCATGGTATTGATCTGGCGCTGTTTCCTGGTGGCCATGCACGCACAGGACAAGTATGGCATGTATGTGTCTGCGGGCATCACGCTGATGATTGGCCTGCAGGTAGTCCTAAACGTGGCGGTGGTGACTTCCTCCATGCCGCCTACAGGGATCTCCCTGCCTTTTGTGGGATATGGAGGGAATACGATCGTGATCTTCCTGGCCTGTATGGGGATCCTGCTTAACATATCCAGATCATCGGATCTGGCGCCTTTGATTCAGCCAAAACCGGAGAGCGAAGAAAGCAGGGTGGAGAAGGTTCGCAGAAAACAAAGGGAGAATGCGATATGA
- the murD gene encoding UDP-N-acetylmuramoyl-L-alanine--D-glutamate ligase, producing the protein MSNLDNMKGNRVLVVGFGRSGQAAARVMARMGAEVSVQDAKKESQIDSNLLTFYRGQGVTFYLDSMPPDMGAFDQIILSPGASPELGFVQEGKEKGAEIIGELEIAYRVGKGNYVAITGTNGKTTTTTLVGEIFRAAGRGTYVVGNIGTAVINASTESSEKDWLVTECSSFQLETTRYFKPVVSAILNLTPDHLNRHHTMEAYGKAKAKIFANQTEAGYLVINQDDRLCFSLAEGCRARIVPFSVKQELPFGAFLRGDTLVLRDDEKEIEICTRGDLKIIGMHNVQNVLAAAAISYFAGIEPAVITRVVKEFAGVAHRIEYCGKVDDVLYYNDSKGTNTDATEIALRAMERDVILIAGGDSKGQDFGTLVRLFPGKVKHLVLLGRDAHFIREACDAIGYGDYTFCKDMEECVRTAAALASPGDVVLLSPACASWDMYNNFEQRGDHFKDCVSRL; encoded by the coding sequence ATGAGTAATCTTGACAACATGAAAGGAAACCGCGTTTTGGTGGTCGGGTTCGGTCGCAGCGGACAGGCCGCGGCCAGAGTGATGGCTCGTATGGGCGCGGAAGTTAGCGTCCAGGACGCCAAGAAAGAATCGCAGATCGACAGCAATCTCCTGACTTTCTACAGGGGACAGGGTGTGACGTTCTATCTGGACAGCATGCCACCTGACATGGGAGCTTTTGACCAGATCATTCTGAGTCCGGGTGCCAGCCCGGAGCTCGGTTTTGTGCAAGAAGGAAAAGAGAAGGGGGCAGAGATCATCGGAGAGCTGGAAATCGCCTACCGTGTCGGCAAGGGGAACTACGTGGCTATCACCGGAACCAACGGGAAAACCACGACCACAACGCTGGTGGGAGAGATTTTTCGGGCAGCCGGTCGCGGAACCTATGTGGTCGGGAATATCGGCACAGCGGTCATCAATGCTTCTACCGAGTCCAGTGAGAAGGATTGGCTCGTGACGGAGTGCAGCAGTTTTCAGTTGGAAACCACCAGGTACTTCAAGCCGGTGGTCTCAGCGATTCTGAACCTGACCCCGGATCACCTGAACCGTCACCACACCATGGAGGCATATGGGAAGGCAAAAGCGAAGATCTTTGCCAACCAGACGGAAGCCGGGTATCTGGTGATCAACCAGGATGACAGGCTTTGTTTCAGTCTGGCAGAAGGATGCCGAGCCAGGATCGTGCCCTTCAGTGTAAAGCAAGAGCTTCCCTTCGGCGCATTTCTGCGCGGAGATACGCTGGTTCTGCGAGATGACGAGAAGGAAATCGAGATCTGTACGCGCGGGGACCTGAAGATCATCGGGATGCACAACGTGCAGAACGTGCTGGCGGCTGCGGCCATCAGTTACTTTGCAGGGATCGAACCGGCGGTCATCACCAGGGTGGTGAAGGAGTTTGCGGGAGTCGCGCACCGGATCGAGTACTGCGGAAAGGTGGACGACGTCCTCTATTACAACGATTCCAAGGGGACCAATACAGACGCGACCGAGATCGCGCTGCGGGCCATGGAGAGGGACGTCATCCTCATTGCCGGTGGCGATTCGAAGGGACAGGATTTTGGGACGCTGGTCAGATTGTTCCCCGGCAAGGTGAAGCATCTGGTGCTTCTGGGGCGGGACGCGCATTTTATCCGCGAGGCATGTGATGCCATCGGCTATGGAGACTATACATTCTGTAAGGACATGGAGGAATGCGTCCGAACAGCGGCTGCGCTGGCCTCCCCAGGGGATGTGGTACTGTTGTCGCCGGCCTGTGCCAGCTGGGATATGTACAATAATTTTGAACAGAGAGGTGACCATTTCAAGGACTGCGTGAGCAGACTGTAG
- the murG gene encoding undecaprenyldiphospho-muramoylpentapeptide beta-N-acetylglucosaminyltransferase, with translation MRVIMTGGGTGGHIYPAIAIADKIKTEQPDAEILYVGNEIGLEKDIVPKAGYEMAFVSAKWIDRSNPLKILDTGFATLRGVWQAGNLMKRFRPDVVIGTGGYVCFPVIYAAHRYGARCYLHEQNAFPGVANKSLERYVDKVFLGFPEASGLFHHPEKHVVTGNPVRRDFYGVDKAAARERLGIGQNDFVIFSFGGSQGAEAINNVVFDLMREVNGTQGITLLFGTGGYYYEDILARCKEQGIDPAENVRIKLYIDDMPDHLAASDLIIARAGALSVAEICVSGRASILVPSPNVTGNHQYFNAKSVADRGGAILIEEKEFTSNRLNREVAVLRDDPDRLRSMEEASRSCVPGDATEVIYRNLQR, from the coding sequence ATGAGAGTGATTATGACCGGCGGAGGAACGGGGGGGCATATCTATCCCGCCATCGCCATCGCCGACAAAATAAAAACAGAACAGCCGGATGCGGAAATCCTCTATGTGGGGAATGAGATCGGGCTGGAGAAGGACATCGTTCCCAAGGCGGGCTACGAGATGGCCTTTGTATCTGCCAAGTGGATCGATCGCAGCAATCCGCTAAAGATCCTGGACACAGGATTCGCGACGCTGCGAGGTGTCTGGCAGGCTGGAAACCTCATGAAGAGATTCCGGCCGGATGTAGTGATCGGCACCGGGGGCTATGTTTGCTTTCCGGTGATCTACGCTGCTCACCGATATGGTGCCCGGTGCTATCTGCATGAGCAGAACGCATTCCCTGGTGTGGCCAACAAGAGCCTGGAGCGCTATGTGGACAAGGTTTTCCTTGGATTTCCGGAAGCGTCCGGGCTATTTCACCATCCGGAGAAACATGTGGTGACAGGGAATCCGGTCCGAAGAGACTTCTATGGGGTGGACAAAGCCGCCGCCAGGGAGCGTCTGGGGATCGGGCAGAACGACTTTGTGATCTTCTCCTTTGGAGGAAGCCAGGGCGCCGAGGCCATCAACAATGTGGTCTTTGACCTCATGAGAGAGGTGAACGGCACCCAGGGGATCACATTGCTATTCGGCACCGGAGGCTATTATTACGAGGATATTCTGGCGCGCTGCAAGGAGCAGGGGATAGACCCTGCGGAGAATGTCCGGATCAAACTTTATATTGACGATATGCCGGACCATCTGGCAGCCTCTGATCTGATCATCGCAAGGGCTGGTGCTCTGTCGGTGGCAGAGATCTGTGTCAGCGGACGGGCTTCCATTCTCGTTCCTTCGCCTAACGTGACGGGAAACCATCAGTACTTCAATGCAAAATCGGTGGCAGACAGAGGCGGTGCTATTCTCATAGAGGAGAAGGAGTTCACCAGTAATCGCCTGAACCGAGAGGTAGCAGTGCTCCGGGATGATCCGGACAGGCTGCGCAGCATGGAAGAGGCCAGCCGGAGTTGTGTGCCAGGTGATGCAACAGAAGTGATCTATCGTAATCTGCAGCGATAG
- a CDS encoding penicillin-binding transpeptidase domain-containing protein: MGRQVTKLNKNRIKLIFFFLVLLMILLAFRLAWIQIVRAEEYTDKAIDQQMKDMPVEAARGDILDCNGEKLATSVRCYSIWVRPELMRQNYTAEEIEDYSQRLSVILDKDFESVKGVITSTDSLRRVARYLNKEQIDTIKRMDLKGIEIVASTRRHYPLETNGAQMLGSVTDDNIGRTGIEAQFDNYLSGVSGRWIKDTDLNGDTLAYGSQRYFKAKDGLNVRLTINSVLQNYAEQALKKQMEKAKCDRMMCLVMDPKTGDILAMVTTPSFDPNDASQPVTKKEKEKFEKMNADQQSEYLSRLWTNPIVSDLYEPGSTFKLITTSSALEEGVTNLADRFECVGSVPVGGIRLNCTATHGKQSLVEAVGNSCNPVQVALGQRLGKDRFYNYLEMFGITDPTHVDLPAETSAMVQDKDSVGDVELATMCFGQGIALTPIQMLTAACAIGNDGVLMQPRIVTEMTDKNGKVVKKFKTKAVRKVFSTKTADEMKEIMEYVVNEGGGTRAQIPGYRIGGKTGTANKAKNGHYTSKTDCSFIGMAPMEDPKFAILVIGDNPKKMHFGATVAAPVARRFLEKALAYYEIGPQYSKEEKEQNNVGPTYVPDVTDQDSSSAKAEIRSAGLKPKVSPDTGDKKAFTVVDQYPKAGTKVFKGGTVYIYKE, translated from the coding sequence ATGGGCAGACAAGTAACCAAACTGAATAAGAACAGGATCAAGCTGATATTCTTCTTTCTGGTGCTTTTGATGATCCTGCTTGCTTTCCGTCTGGCATGGATCCAGATCGTGCGTGCGGAGGAGTACACAGACAAGGCCATCGACCAGCAGATGAAGGATATGCCGGTAGAGGCTGCCAGGGGCGATATACTGGACTGCAACGGGGAAAAACTGGCTACCAGCGTCCGCTGTTACAGTATCTGGGTCAGACCGGAGTTGATGCGGCAGAACTACACGGCAGAGGAGATCGAGGATTACAGTCAACGACTTTCGGTGATCTTGGACAAGGATTTTGAATCGGTGAAGGGAGTGATCACCTCAACAGACAGCCTCAGGCGTGTTGCCAGGTATCTGAACAAGGAACAGATCGACACCATCAAGCGCATGGATCTGAAGGGCATCGAGATCGTAGCCAGCACCAGGCGGCATTACCCGCTGGAGACCAATGGCGCGCAAATGCTTGGGAGTGTCACTGATGATAATATTGGCAGGACCGGCATCGAGGCCCAGTTCGACAACTACCTCAGCGGTGTGTCCGGAAGATGGATCAAGGACACCGATCTGAACGGTGATACGTTGGCCTATGGAAGCCAGCGATATTTTAAGGCGAAGGATGGACTGAACGTCCGCCTGACCATCAACTCCGTCCTTCAGAACTACGCCGAACAGGCTTTGAAGAAGCAGATGGAGAAGGCCAAGTGTGATCGAATGATGTGTCTGGTTATGGATCCCAAGACCGGGGATATTCTGGCCATGGTGACAACGCCATCTTTCGATCCAAACGATGCTTCGCAGCCTGTCACAAAGAAAGAAAAAGAAAAGTTCGAGAAGATGAACGCCGACCAGCAGAGCGAGTACCTGAGCCGGCTCTGGACCAACCCCATCGTCAGCGATCTGTATGAGCCAGGCTCTACTTTCAAGTTGATAACTACCTCCTCCGCACTGGAGGAAGGGGTCACCAACCTTGCGGACAGGTTCGAATGTGTCGGGTCTGTTCCGGTGGGAGGGATCCGGCTGAACTGTACGGCGACCCATGGCAAACAATCCCTGGTGGAAGCCGTGGGTAATTCCTGCAATCCGGTACAGGTAGCGCTGGGACAGAGACTGGGAAAGGATCGCTTCTATAATTATCTGGAAATGTTCGGGATCACTGATCCGACCCATGTGGATCTGCCGGCAGAGACCTCTGCGATGGTCCAGGACAAGGACAGCGTTGGTGATGTGGAACTGGCGACGATGTGCTTTGGCCAGGGAATCGCGCTGACTCCGATCCAGATGCTCACAGCGGCTTGTGCCATCGGTAACGATGGCGTCCTCATGCAGCCTCGTATCGTTACAGAGATGACCGATAAGAACGGGAAGGTCGTCAAGAAATTCAAGACAAAGGCAGTCCGCAAGGTGTTCTCCACCAAGACGGCAGATGAGATGAAAGAGATCATGGAATACGTCGTTAACGAAGGCGGCGGGACCAGAGCGCAGATCCCCGGTTACCGGATCGGAGGCAAGACCGGTACGGCCAACAAGGCAAAGAACGGTCACTATACATCCAAGACGGACTGTTCTTTCATCGGGATGGCACCCATGGAAGATCCCAAGTTCGCTATTCTCGTCATCGGTGACAACCCAAAGAAAATGCACTTCGGTGCGACGGTGGCGGCGCCTGTGGCCAGGCGGTTCCTGGAGAAGGCATTGGCCTACTACGAGATCGGCCCTCAGTATTCCAAGGAAGAAAAGGAGCAGAACAACGTAGGGCCAACCTATGTGCCGGATGTGACTGACCAAGACAGTTCCAGCGCCAAGGCGGAGATCCGAAGTGCGGGACTCAAGCCAAAGGTCAGCCCGGATACGGGCGACAAGAAGGCGTTTACCGTGGTCGACCAGTACCCGAAGGCCGGGACCAAGGTCTTCAAGGGCGGCACGGTGTACATATATAAGGAGTAG
- the rsmH gene encoding 16S rRNA (cytosine(1402)-N(4))-methyltransferase RsmH, producing MDFKHVPVLLDQCIENLNIRPDGVYVDGTIGGAGHSVHICERLSGEGTLIGIDRDQDALKAARERLAGMSCRKYFVQACYADIKAVLAELGIERIDGALLDIGVSSFQLDNAERGFSYMQDAPLDMRMNQEDTLTAYDIVNTYDQREIAEIIRKYGEERWAARIAQFIDKARRDKPIASTGELVEIIKAAIPAKARRNGPHPAKRTFQALRIEVNDELGQLENAIDDYFDVLDHGGRFCIITFHSLEDRIVKEKFQKRVHPCTCPPEFPVCVCGKVADVRKVTGKPIIPGAEEEEQNPRARSAKLRVCEKI from the coding sequence ATGGATTTCAAGCATGTGCCGGTATTGCTGGATCAGTGCATAGAGAATCTCAATATCAGGCCGGATGGGGTGTATGTGGATGGCACGATCGGGGGAGCGGGCCATTCCGTACACATCTGTGAACGCCTTTCGGGGGAAGGGACGCTCATCGGCATCGACAGAGACCAGGATGCGCTGAAAGCGGCAAGGGAGAGACTTGCAGGGATGTCCTGCAGGAAATACTTTGTTCAAGCATGTTACGCCGACATCAAGGCAGTACTTGCGGAATTGGGAATCGAGAGAATCGATGGAGCCCTTCTGGATATTGGGGTTTCTTCTTTTCAGTTGGACAATGCGGAGAGAGGATTTTCCTACATGCAGGACGCGCCGCTGGATATGAGGATGAACCAGGAGGATACGCTCACCGCGTATGATATCGTCAATACCTACGATCAGAGAGAGATCGCAGAGATCATACGCAAATACGGGGAAGAGCGATGGGCGGCGCGGATCGCGCAGTTCATCGACAAAGCAAGAAGAGACAAGCCGATCGCGAGTACGGGCGAACTGGTGGAGATCATCAAGGCTGCCATACCTGCGAAGGCGAGAAGAAACGGGCCTCATCCGGCGAAGCGGACGTTTCAGGCGCTTCGAATCGAGGTCAATGACGAATTGGGACAGCTCGAGAATGCGATCGATGACTATTTCGATGTCCTCGATCATGGGGGACGGTTCTGTATCATTACCTTCCACTCTCTGGAAGACAGGATCGTGAAGGAGAAATTCCAGAAGAGAGTCCACCCCTGCACCTGCCCGCCGGAGTTTCCGGTGTGTGTTTGTGGCAAGGTTGCAGATGTCAGAAAGGTGACCGGCAAGCCGATCATTCCAGGCGCAGAGGAGGAGGAACAGAATCCGCGAGCGAGGAGTGCCAAACTCAGGGTATGCGAGAAGATATAG
- the ftsZ gene encoding cell division protein FtsZ: protein MLQFENEQKTGAIIKVIGVGGGGCNAINRMLETNLQGVEYIAVNTDSQALSRCNAETKIQIGEKLTRGLGAGGNPEIGQKSAEETLDTIADIMEGTDMVFITAGMGGGTGTGAAPIIAKAAKDMGILTVGVVTRPFSFEGRKRSAQAELGLNFLKKYVDSLVVVPNDKLLENCDKNTSMVDAFAMADDVLRQGVQGISDLISDFALINVDFADVRSVMTDRGIAHMGVGHGTGDDRAKEAVLAAVDSPLLETEINGAKAILLYIAGGYNLGMMEVNEIASLVEEKADDEAILIFGAAVSEDMEDEISITVIATGFEDEEKDDKVGFQQVEQMQGKKKVVTPEGLEGTEVTIGDLFGDRDEDPKDSKFDIPSFLNEE from the coding sequence ATGTTGCAATTTGAAAATGAACAGAAGACAGGTGCAATTATCAAGGTAATCGGCGTCGGCGGGGGCGGATGCAACGCTATCAACAGAATGCTGGAGACGAATCTGCAGGGTGTTGAGTATATCGCAGTTAACACAGATAGCCAGGCATTGAGCCGCTGCAATGCAGAGACGAAGATCCAGATCGGTGAGAAGCTGACCAGAGGTCTGGGAGCCGGTGGCAATCCGGAAATCGGACAGAAGTCAGCGGAGGAGACGCTGGATACGATTGCAGACATCATGGAAGGCACAGACATGGTCTTCATCACCGCTGGCATGGGCGGTGGTACCGGTACCGGCGCGGCTCCCATCATCGCAAAGGCAGCGAAGGACATGGGCATCCTGACCGTCGGTGTAGTGACTAGACCGTTCTCCTTCGAAGGAAGGAAGAGATCCGCACAGGCTGAGCTGGGGCTGAACTTCCTGAAGAAATACGTCGACTCTCTGGTTGTCGTTCCAAATGACAAGCTGCTGGAGAACTGTGACAAGAACACATCCATGGTAGATGCGTTCGCTATGGCAGATGACGTGCTCCGCCAGGGCGTACAGGGTATCTCGGATCTGATCTCCGATTTCGCTCTGATCAACGTAGACTTTGCGGATGTCAGATCGGTCATGACTGACAGAGGCATCGCGCATATGGGTGTCGGACACGGAACCGGTGACGACAGAGCCAAGGAAGCGGTTCTGGCTGCTGTAGACAGCCCGCTTCTTGAGACTGAGATCAACGGCGCCAAGGCCATCCTGCTTTATATTGCAGGCGGTTACAATCTGGGCATGATGGAGGTCAACGAGATCGCCAGCCTGGTGGAAGAGAAGGCAGACGATGAAGCGATCCTGATCTTTGGTGCTGCGGTCAGCGAGGATATGGAGGATGAGATTTCCATCACCGTCATCGCGACAGGTTTTGAGGATGAGGAGAAAGACGACAAGGTCGGCTTTCAGCAGGTAGAGCAGATGCAAGGCAAGAAGAAAGTCGTCACTCCTGAGGGCCTGGAAGGCACAGAGGTGACCATCGGCGACCTGTTCGGGGATAGAGATGAGGATCCGAAGGATTCCAAGTTCGACATTCCCAGCTTTCTCAACGAAGAATAA
- a CDS encoding RNA methyltransferase, which yields MDYHISSPENRIYKDCVRLARRKYREREGRYLIEGRNIVQEAIASQAEVETVLLREDVSPEQEYACRVCTMDGKLFDRISQTETSQGVIAIVRKNRDAEDGFQKAIPDGGNLLVLDKVQDPGNIGTMIRTAEGAGYAGVLCVKGTGDPYSPKAARAAAGSLFRMRICTGVEEHALAAMLCAMGKRMVVTAMEGEDYREASLHRDIALIIGNEGNGVSREIMEQADLRVRIPMAGKLESLNASVAAGILMYEAAR from the coding sequence ATGGATTACCATATTTCATCACCGGAAAACAGGATCTACAAGGACTGTGTCAGACTTGCAAGAAGGAAATACCGGGAACGGGAAGGCCGCTACCTGATCGAGGGGCGCAACATTGTCCAGGAGGCCATTGCCTCCCAGGCAGAAGTAGAGACTGTTCTCCTGCGGGAGGATGTCAGCCCGGAGCAGGAGTACGCGTGTCGTGTCTGTACCATGGATGGTAAGTTATTCGACCGTATTTCTCAGACCGAGACCAGTCAGGGTGTGATCGCCATAGTCAGGAAGAACCGCGATGCAGAGGATGGATTTCAGAAGGCCATCCCTGATGGCGGGAATTTGCTTGTCCTGGATAAGGTGCAGGATCCGGGGAATATCGGAACCATGATCCGGACAGCAGAAGGCGCAGGATATGCCGGTGTCCTGTGTGTCAAGGGGACAGGCGATCCCTACAGTCCCAAGGCAGCACGGGCCGCAGCGGGATCCCTCTTCCGCATGCGGATCTGTACGGGTGTCGAGGAGCATGCGCTGGCAGCTATGCTTTGTGCCATGGGCAAGCGAATGGTAGTCACTGCCATGGAAGGCGAGGATTACCGGGAGGCGTCGCTGCATAGAGATATCGCACTGATCATCGGCAATGAGGGGAACGGTGTGAGCCGGGAGATCATGGAGCAGGCGGATCTGCGTGTCCGTATTCCCATGGCCGGGAAACTGGAATCACTGAACGCATCTGTGGCCGCGGGCATATTGATGTACGAGGCTGCGAGATAA
- the mraY gene encoding phospho-N-acetylmuramoyl-pentapeptide-transferase, whose protein sequence is MKVFQFILIIVVAFLEGLVLTSIEIPILKHRQFGQFIREEGPKSHLKKQGTPTMGGIAIYLTIIFASLIGTKPGTDMWVMIAAGLLFGLIGFLDDYIKVAKKHNLGLRAWQKLVLQIALGLGLGYYIQAFTENGSTVWIPFVDKYVDFGICFVPFVAFVMVAMANSVNLTDGMDGLCSGVSIIFALTFALILARVGAIQSSVYLIAVAGACGGFLVYNKYPAQIFMGDTGSMALGGGMTAAILLSRMELLIPLAGLVFVAEAVSVIMQVGYFKATGGKRIFRMAPLHHHFEEGGMKETRVVLMFCLATVVFCVLTLLIALI, encoded by the coding sequence ATGAAAGTATTTCAGTTCATTTTGATCATCGTGGTAGCGTTTCTGGAGGGGCTCGTACTCACCTCTATCGAGATTCCTATCCTCAAGCACAGGCAGTTTGGACAGTTTATTCGTGAGGAGGGACCCAAGTCTCATCTAAAGAAACAAGGTACCCCTACTATGGGCGGTATCGCCATCTACCTGACGATCATCTTTGCTTCGCTGATCGGCACAAAGCCCGGGACAGATATGTGGGTCATGATCGCCGCTGGTCTGCTGTTCGGGCTCATCGGGTTCCTGGACGATTACATCAAGGTGGCGAAGAAGCACAATCTGGGCCTGCGGGCATGGCAGAAGCTGGTGCTCCAGATCGCCCTGGGGCTGGGCCTGGGTTACTACATCCAGGCATTTACTGAGAATGGGAGCACGGTATGGATTCCCTTCGTCGATAAGTATGTTGATTTTGGTATCTGTTTTGTGCCCTTCGTTGCCTTTGTCATGGTGGCGATGGCGAACAGCGTCAACCTGACCGATGGAATGGATGGTCTGTGCAGCGGAGTGTCTATCATCTTTGCGCTGACGTTTGCGCTGATCCTGGCAAGGGTGGGGGCTATCCAGAGCTCCGTTTACCTGATTGCAGTGGCTGGAGCGTGCGGCGGATTCCTGGTCTACAACAAGTACCCCGCGCAGATATTCATGGGAGACACCGGGTCCATGGCATTGGGGGGCGGTATGACCGCTGCCATACTCCTGTCGCGGATGGAACTTCTGATCCCGCTTGCGGGGCTGGTGTTCGTGGCAGAGGCTGTTTCCGTGATCATGCAGGTGGGATACTTCAAGGCGACCGGCGGGAAGAGGATCTTCCGGATGGCGCCCCTTCATCATCATTTTGAGGAGGGCGGCATGAAAGAGACCAGGGTGGTGCTCATGTTCTGTCTGGCCACGGTAGTCTTCTGCGTGCTCACTTTGCTGATTGCACTGATATAG